The genomic segment GCCCGCGGCCTGATCCGCAAGCCCGAGCACGCCGCCGACCTGCAGGCCGTCGGGGCGGTTCCGGTGATCGGCGACCTCGAGAACGACGAGTCCCTTTCCCCGTACGTCAAGGGCGCCGACGCCGTCGTGTTCGCGGCCGGGGCCGGACCGGGCAGCGGGGCCGCCCGCAAGCGCACCGTCGACCTGGGCGGCGCGGTCAAGCTGGCCGACGCGGCCGTCGACCAGGGCGTCCGGCGTTATGTGATGGTGTCGTCGATCGGCGCCCAGGATCCCGCGGCCGGCGGCGAGACCATGCAGCCGTATCTGGAGGCCAAGGCCGAGGCCGACGCGTACGTCACGGCCCGCGCCGACCTGGACTGGACGATCGTGCGCCCGGGCGGCCTGACCGACGAGCCCGGCACCGGCCTGGTCACCGTCTCGCGCGAGCTGGGCCACCGGGCGTCGGTGCCCCGCGACGACGTGGCGGCGGTGATCGCGGCCTGCCTCACCACGCCATCGACCATCGGGGTGACCTTCGAGCTTTTCGGCGGTGAGACCCCCGTCGATGAGGCGCTGCGCTCATTGTGATGGGTCGCTAACGTAACGTTCCATGGGGAGCGAGTCGACCGCCGGGGCGCTGCTGGCCGCGGGCAACGAGGCGATGCTCGAGGCGGCGTACCGCACCGGCGACTTCCTGTCCGCATGGCAGCTGCTGGAGGGGGCACGCCGCCGTGCCTGCGACGAGGCGAACCGCGTCGAGGAGGCGGCCGCCCTGACCCGGCTGGGCCTGCTGGCGCACTTCGCGGCGATCGGCGGCGACCTCTCCCGGGCCGACTGGGCCACCGAGGAGCAGCTGTTCACGGCCGCACTGCGCATCCAGCGCGAGGTGGGTGACCCGGCCGGCGCCGCCGAGTCGCTGTTCGGGCTGGGCCTGGTGCATCAGGTGCTGCGGGGCGACTGGACGACCGCGATGCCCTATTACACCGAGGCTTTGAACCTGGCCGAGAGCTACGCCGACGAGATGGTGCGCTCCGAGGTGCACCGGCACATCGGCTTCTTCCACGTCTTCGTCTCCGGCGATTTCGAGCGCGGCCTGCGTCACCTGCGCATGTCCCAGGTGCTGCGGGAACGGTACGGCGACCCGCGCCGGGTGGCCACCGGCACGCTCGCGCTGGGCGAGGCCGAGCTGGCGGCGGGCAACCTCGCGGAGGCCTTGCGCCTGCTGCGCGAGGCGGTCAGCCAGGCCCGCCAGGCCAACCTGTCGCCCCAGCGCGTCGGCTGGGCCGAGCACGCCCTCGCAGATGCCGAGCGCGCCGCCGCATAGCTGCTCAAAATACGGGCATGCGGCGCCCCGTGATTCTCAGAAACGTGCTGGTCAGCGCCGTGATGCTGCTGACCGCGGCCGGTTGTGCCACGGTCGGTGAGCGCGAACGGACCGCGGCCGAGCTGGCGCTGCGGCTGCTCACCGCGGTCGACGCGGGCGACGGCGAGGCGGCCTGCGCCGTGCTCGCGCCGGGCACGGTGCGCACCGTGGCCGAGGACGAGCCGTGCCCGCAGGCGATCCTCGACAAGGACCTGCCCCGCCCCGGCACTGTGGTCGAGACCTCCGTCTACGGGCAGTGGGCCCAGGTCGAGCTGGACGACGACACGGTCTTCCTGGGCGCCTTCCCGGGCGGCTGGCGGGTGGTGGCGGCCGGGTGCACACCGCAGGCGAGCCGCCCGTACGTGTGCACGGTCGAGGGGGACTGACATGCGTGTTCTCTTCGTGCTGCTGCTCCTGGTGGTCGCGGCCGGCCTCGTCTACGTCACGACGCTGGGGGTGCTGCACCGGTGAGACGTTTCCTGCGCGAGAACTCCATCGGCCTCGTGTTCGGGCTGCTCTTCGTCGTCGTGCTGGTCGGGCAGGCGTACGCGGGCCTGGCGGTCTTCAACTCCGGCCAGCGCGCGTCGGGCCTGCCGGACGTCGCGTTCTGGCGTTACGTGACGTCGGCCGGCTTCGGCGTCGACGTGGCGGAGAACTGGCAGTCCGAGTATCTGCAGTTCTTTCTGTTCATCGTGCTGACGGTGTGGCTGCTGCAGAAGGGCTCGCCCGAGTCCAAGTCGCTGCAGAAGCCCGGTCGCGAGACCGACGAGGAGCAGAAGCTCGGTCCGTACGCCGACGCGAAGTCGCCGAAGTGGGCGCGCGTGGGCGGGTGGCGCACGGCGGTGTTCTCGAACTCGCTCGGTCTCGTGATGGGGCTGATCTTCCTCGGCTCCTGGCTCGCGCAGTCGGTGGCCGGGCTCGCCGCCTTCAACGAGGAGCAGCTCAGCGAGCGCCTGGACCCGGTCTCGTGGGGGCAGTACGTGCTCGGAGCCGACTTCTGGAACCGGACCCTGCAGAACTGGCAGTCGGAGCTGCTGGCCGTGGCGTCCATGGCGATCCTGGCCGTCTTCCTGCGGCAGCGCGGGTCGTCGCAGTCCAAACCGGTCGGCTCGGCGCACGAGGCCACCGGCGTCGAGGGCTGAGCTACAGGTCCTTGACCAGCTGCTCGGACGAGACCTCGAGACCGAGCGCGTCGGCGAACCGACCGGCGTCGGGCCCGGCGATCCAGAGACCCAGCCTCCCTACGTCGTGCCGGGCGTACTCGGCCTCGGCCGCGGCGAGCAGGGCCCGGCCCAGGCCGCGGCGCCGGTACGGCTCGTCGATCGTCAGGTAGTGGATCGCGCCGGTGCCGGGACGGTGCGGTCCCGGCAGCGAGAACCAGATCCAGCCGACCGGGCGGCCCCCGGAGACGGCGTGGCGCAGGAAGACGTTCGGACTGTCCACCCCCTGCGGCGCCAGCACCCGCGCCACCTCGCGGGCGCGGGCGGCCGGGGCGAGCGGATCCCGAGTCAGGGCGACCGGGTGGCGCTCGACGACCTCGGACAGCCGGGCGGCATACTCGGGCTCGCTCATCGGCTCGAGCTCGACCGTCGTCTGCGGGGCCCCGACGGGACGCGTGCGCAGCTGGGCCAGCACTTGATACCCGAGCCGCCGGTACAGTCGGCGGGCGCCAGTGTTGACGCCGAAGACGTGCAGGCCGACCCGGCGCACGCCCCGCTCGACCAGGTCGGCCTCCCCGGCCCGGAGCATCGCGCTGCCGTAGCCGCGGCTGCGCCGGTCCGCGCGCACCGAGACCTCGGCGATCCAGGCCATGGTGTCGTACGTGGTGCCGGGCAGGGAGATCCACAGGAAGCCGACCTCGTCGTCGCCGTCCATGCCCTTGCGCAACAGCTGGCCCGCGGTGTGCACGCCGGCCGGGAGCAGTTCGTCGGTCTGCCGCTCGGCCTCCGCGGCGGCCTCGGCCGGGCTGACTCCGTAGTTCTCCACCATGGCGTCGGCGAACAGCGCGATCATCGACGGCCACCGCTGGGCCAGTTCCGCCGAGGTCAGGTCGACGAGCACCACAGTCATGCCGTGCACCCTGCCATGTTTTGTCCAGCATCAGTCGGATGTCCGACGGATCGATCGCTGTCAGTTCTGTCGCGTCGGTGACGAATGTTAACTTGGCGCTCAGATATACCGTGCTACTGCTGGTCCAGGGGGCGGCCTTGACCGAGCATCCCGACGCATACCCTTTTTTCCATCGTGTGGTCGGGATCGACCTCGGCACCAGCTCGTGCGCGGTCTCGGTGTGGGACGGCAGCCGGCTGCTGATGGTGCGGGGGCCGACGGGCGCGGCCACGATCCCCGCCGCCGTCGGGCAGGACCGGGCGGGCCAGGTGATCGCCGGGGTGCCACCGGCCGACGACGCCGAGAACGTGATCGCCGGCATCAAGCGACGCCTGGGC from the Paractinoplanes abujensis genome contains:
- a CDS encoding SDR family oxidoreductase, encoding MDILVAGGHGQVALRLLKLLAAGGHTARGLIRKPEHAADLQAVGAVPVIGDLENDESLSPYVKGADAVVFAAGAGPGSGAARKRTVDLGGAVKLADAAVDQGVRRYVMVSSIGAQDPAAGGETMQPYLEAKAEADAYVTARADLDWTIVRPGGLTDEPGTGLVTVSRELGHRASVPRDDVAAVIAACLTTPSTIGVTFELFGGETPVDEALRSL
- a CDS encoding tetratricopeptide repeat protein, translated to MGSESTAGALLAAGNEAMLEAAYRTGDFLSAWQLLEGARRRACDEANRVEEAAALTRLGLLAHFAAIGGDLSRADWATEEQLFTAALRIQREVGDPAGAAESLFGLGLVHQVLRGDWTTAMPYYTEALNLAESYADEMVRSEVHRHIGFFHVFVSGDFERGLRHLRMSQVLRERYGDPRRVATGTLALGEAELAAGNLAEALRLLREAVSQARQANLSPQRVGWAEHALADAERAAA
- a CDS encoding DUF6766 family protein, with amino-acid sequence MRRFLRENSIGLVFGLLFVVVLVGQAYAGLAVFNSGQRASGLPDVAFWRYVTSAGFGVDVAENWQSEYLQFFLFIVLTVWLLQKGSPESKSLQKPGRETDEEQKLGPYADAKSPKWARVGGWRTAVFSNSLGLVMGLIFLGSWLAQSVAGLAAFNEEQLSERLDPVSWGQYVLGADFWNRTLQNWQSELLAVASMAILAVFLRQRGSSQSKPVGSAHEATGVEG
- a CDS encoding GNAT family N-acetyltransferase → MTVVLVDLTSAELAQRWPSMIALFADAMVENYGVSPAEAAAEAERQTDELLPAGVHTAGQLLRKGMDGDDEVGFLWISLPGTTYDTMAWIAEVSVRADRRSRGYGSAMLRAGEADLVERGVRRVGLHVFGVNTGARRLYRRLGYQVLAQLRTRPVGAPQTTVELEPMSEPEYAARLSEVVERHPVALTRDPLAPAARAREVARVLAPQGVDSPNVFLRHAVSGGRPVGWIWFSLPGPHRPGTGAIHYLTIDEPYRRRGLGRALLAAAEAEYARHDVGRLGLWIAGPDAGRFADALGLEVSSEQLVKDL